Part of the Phocoena phocoena chromosome 8, mPhoPho1.1, whole genome shotgun sequence genome, AAGGAACAAATGAGTGGCGCTCGGCTCTGACTCCAGTCTCCTGGCTCTCAGTCCAGGGGATGCAGAATAAGAGCTACCCCCTCGTCTGCCTCagctttcctcctcctttcacTTTGCGGGACACACATCCTGTCTCCCCTGAGAGTGTGTCCTGAGGAAACAAGACCCAGTAACCCACAGCCCCATGCTAAGGAGCAAACGCCAGCCCCTCTCCAGCAGTGTGATACATCTGTCCGCTGGGCTGGAAAGAGAGCCTCATGTGTTTAACTGCATGCCGTCAACATCTGCACCCGAGTCCCTGTTCTGCTGGAGCAGTGGTAGATGTCACCTTCCCAGATAAGCCCTTGATGGCTTCCTACAGGCCATAGCCTTGGACACTTTGAAGTCCCTTCCTGGCCTCGCGATTCTATGgacattctattctattctgtgaTGCTGGTCATACCTTGCATCCAAGAACCTCAGGGCTTTCAGACTCCACTGCAACCGTGTCACTTTGCCCTGTTGAGACACTGTTTGTATTTGATCTTCTGGCTGCTCCCTGCGAGTTGTTTTACCTTCCTGCCCAGATAACAAACTCAAGGCCACGGACTCCCTGACCAAGAAGCCAAGGCAAAGGCAGGCTTCTTGGGCTTTGCAACATCTGACTCTTATTAAGGCCCCCCCACTTCCAGGAGCGGCCATGCTCCATCCTTGTCAACAAGAGTATATCAACAGGATTGGCTCACACATGGGAAGTGTGACCTCAAtgctggggagagaaagaggaagtacTGTCAAAAAGACTCTACCGATTACTTCTACCAGACAGGTGGAGATACAGTAAGTGGGAAGACGGCAGAGGGCCCCGTGGTTGCAGTGCAGGAAGGAGTGAAAGCAGAGGGAGGCTCAGTTGGATTCCGGATGTGAAGACAGCCAGGACGGGTGCCCGGGGGCCTACAGAAAACCCCAAGCCCTCCGGGCCAGCTGGGGCTGACCCCCAGACACTCACCCCCTTCTTAAGACCTTCCCCCTAGGTTCTGCCCACTCCGCTTCCCCAGCAGGCCACACCGTGGGTCCACACCGAATGAGACCGATAGTTTATTCTCATGCTGGAAAGAAACcagtagaaaatatattaaaaaaaaaaaaaagttcacttgGTGCTAAAATCCGGCTGcccttcctcccccccacccccccaccccacccccaccccatacacATCAGTGCTCTTCTCCGACtcagcttctctgggcctcctgcAAGAGCGCGAGGAGGGGGTCATCAGCTCTGAGGGCAAAGGTGAGGGTGCGGCGGCCGTAGTGCTCGGGGTCCTGCTCCAGGTTCTCGATCACCTCGGCCAGCAGGTGGGCCCGCTCCACGCCTGCGCCAGGGGCCTCGAAGCCCAGGGCAGTGAAGTGCACGTGCAGGTGGTAGTAGGAGGGCAGGTAGTGCAGGTACACGCGAAGGCGGTCTCCCGCCACCTGGTAGCGCTGCAGGATGGCTTCCTGGCAAGaaaggggaggggcggggaggctcATCGTGCTGCCCACACACCGGCGCCAGAACCCCCTCCTGCCCACGGCCCCGACCAGCCTCTCCACCCGCTGTTGGCTTCGGATCCCTGTCTTCCATTCTTGGGGGTCAGCAAGTGCAGGGGACAGCAGCAAGGCGGAGGCTCTTTCTCCCAAGGATGGGGACGGTGGCCTCGATCAGGCTTCCCCGCTCCAACCTGGTAAAACACCTGCTTCCTCACAGTTGCCTCTGGGCCTCTAGGAAGTCTCGGTGCTAAGGACAGGCCCAGGTTTCCAAGACTGTGGGGACTACCCTGCCCTGGATGATTTACCAGACTTGTATCATCAAGTAGGTGGGAAGAGGCCTTGCTCTCCCTTTCAGCATAGAACAGAGTGGAGCTGGGCTGCGGCAGAGCTAAGGGCTTGGTGGCAGAGAAAGGATAGGGGAGGGGACGCGAGCAGGGCTGCCCTGGACAGACCAGGGAGTCATAATAGGATCATCAAATTCTTGCAGGACTCCTGGTTGGAAGAGGAAAGCATCACCTTCGGCCCTGGCTCCCTTTGCCTGCCCCAACCTTGCTCAGGGGTAGAGCTTTTTCTACCACACCCCCTTCAGGAGCCTCCAAGGCTTGGAATTAAGAGGAGACTTAATTACCACTGTAGGCAAATCCCTGAGGCCGCAGGggtgaagagaaaaagacagggcCTCAGCGTGCTCGGAATACATCCTGGAATTGTATTCTATTCTGCATTTGGCGCTCCCCCGGGGATCTCGGCAGCAGGGTGACACCAGGACCAGGGCACCCGAAGGGCTTCCTGGGAGGTGCTGCCGGAACTGTCAGGGCAGGCGCAAGTGCTGGCCCAGCATCTCCCAGGGGCTCTGCATCCAGAGGCTGTTTCAGCAGAGAAACGAGTTACggggaaaagagaaaggcagCCAGGGGGATGGGGACGTGGGCATGCGGGGCAGAAGGCAGTCGGCACAGGACAGGCAGGGGCCACAGGTGAAGGGAGAGTGGCCCCAAGCACAGCCCCTCCTTCAGGTCTGCGGCAGAGCCTCAGAGCAGCTCTTGTTGAACCCGACCTGGTCGGGGGAGCCTCTTCCCCGCTGGGCACCCTGGTGACAGCAGGCCTGCCATGGAGGCCGCATCTTCTAATGTCTCCGGCTGAGACCAAGCCCACAGAATAATGGAATCAGAAGGAAGAAGGACCCCCTccagacactgaggcccagagaggtgaagtgacctgcCTGAGGTCATCCAGTGGGCTAAGGTCAAAGTGTCAAACCAGGACCAGGACCCAAGACTCGAGACTCTCTTCCCCCATCTCCCCTCGCCCCCAGGGCTCCTTTCAGCAACGCTGTGATTTCATTCGATTCAGCAAATCTCCCAGAGAGAAAGGATCCCAGAATGCCAGGTGCTAGAGGATTCAGTCTCTTCCCTCACGGTAGATGCGGGGACACAGACACACGTCAGGTCGTGCCCCATCTACCCGAGAAACACGTCTGGCATGATGTGGCTGTCGTGAGCGGGGCAGGTAACCCTGGGATGGGAGGGCATCCCAGACGTGACCTGCAGGACACAGGCAGGGAGCAAGAGCGGGAACCCGAGCTGAGGAAGCCCGTGTCGGGTGAGGCAAGGGGGTTAAGAGTAGAGCTAGAGGGCAGGGCAGGACCAGGAACAGGGGCCTCGTGAGGCCCCCTAAAAGCCTTCATGGGCCGCTGCACGGGCATTCGGAGAGGAGCCCTTTTCACGAGACAGACTTCTGGAAGGGGTGAGGAAAGGGGCCCGGGAACACAATGGAACTGGAGTGTAACGCCCCTGGGCTCCGGCACAGATTCGGCCCCGGCAGCTCACCTGCCCCTCCTGGAGGATGTTCCTGAGCAGTGGCAGGTGCTCTGGGGTGAGGTCCCGAAGCGACTTGATGTCCCGGCGATGGCAGATGGCAATCAGATACAGGTCATCGAGCTGTGCGGAGACAGGCAGGGGTAAACCGGGCTCAGCAGGGGACAGGGCCGGGGAGGCTGCCAATCGTGGAATTCCGCCCAGAAACCAGGAAGCACCCACACCCCAAGGCCTGCAGTGTCAGCCACGGCCAATCCCAGGGACCCCGTGGCAGGACCAATCCCCAGGCAACGTGGGCGTCCTCGTGGCCAGGGTGAGTGGGACAGTCTAAGGGACAGAGCTTCTGTTTATTCTTCCTGCtaaaaaataccatatgagaGTATTTACATACTCACAGCTGATGGGGAATGAGCGGCGGGAAGGAGGTTCAAGAAAATGCCAAGCACAACTCTTATGGTCTAATCGCATGTACAGAAGTAACTGCTGTAAGACATAAGGTGATAAGAGTGCAGGAGGAAGAAGGACAGACTAGCTAGGGTGATCCCGAGAGGCTTCCTAGAAGAGAAGGCAGGGCACCCGGGTCTTGAAGAAGAGGTAGGGTTTGGAGAAAGGGCATTGAGGTAGAGGAaagcaaaggctcagaggcaaGAAAGTCTAGGGCATCTAGGTGGGAGAGTAAACAACTCCATGTGCCTGGAATCAGAGGCAGGCGAGGAAGTGAAGGGGCATGTGACGGGGGGGAAGGGAGCCTCAGGCCAGCGGGGCAGTGAGCTCCACCACGGCTtcaccctctcctcccttcccctatcTCACAGGGCTCACAGACGGCCCTTCCTGCCATCCGTCCTAAACAGTGCCTTGCTGAGGACCTGGAGTTCACAACAGTCCTGAGACCCAAGGCCAACAAGGTCTTGAGCCAGAGAAGAGCAAACGGACTCTTCCTCTTGCCCAGAAAACCCTCCCAGCCGTCTCTGCTTACCCAAACCCTGGCCTTGGCCAGTTTCACATCCTCGTGCGAGGCAAGCCCCAGACACCAGGGCTCCAAGGGCCGAGGCATGGAGAGAATCCAGCAGCCCTCAGCCCTGCAATCTGAGCTGCTAGATTCCTCAATGAGATAATTTGGGGACCATGAGTCACCCAACCAAATCCCCAAGGGCCCCAACTTAAAAACTTAGAATGACATTCTCCATATGGTGCGGGATGTCCAACTGTGCCTCTTCATGCCAACAGTCTCTCCATGCCATACACATTCTTCTCCTCCAGGGCCCTAAGAATCCAGGCTTTCTGCCCCAGACCTGCTACAGATGAGCCCAGTGGGAACCTCCCGGCAGATGGCTAAGCTGTGCCCACCCAGGCCTCCGTTTTGCCTACAAGTCCCTTCTGGGCTCTTCCTTCTCATGGCCTGTGTCCAAGACTCTCGCACTAGCTAGGGGCCCAAGGAGAAGTAGGAAATAAAACTGCTTGAACctggagtgtgtgtgcatgtctgtgggTGTCTTCAGCTGTTCCACGTGTCACTGTCACAGGACTTCCAAATAACAGTAGCCTTTATTTTAGATGGTATCTGCTGATGAACGCCAAACGTGACATGAAATCACACCTCTCTGCTCCACTGGCATCGAGTGAAGCATGAAGGCTGTGCCAGGTATCAGCTCACGGGATGGGCGAGGGAAGGAAAACAAACCCATTCTTTGGGATCAGACGTGACCCTGCATTTCCTGCAGGCAGCCAAAGGGCCCCGGCCCAGAGATACCGGTGATGGGGCTCACAgtgaggtgaggaaggaggagagaaggcgGCCAGAGGCTGCAGAGGACAGGAGGGGCGGTGTGAGTGAAGACGGCTCCCGGGAAAGCTGCTCTCAAGAAGGTCGGGGCAGGGGCCGCTAGGGGGCCAGGCAGCAGAGCTGAGAGGCTTGGAGGAGGGGGGTGGCCCTGGGCCACCGGAGGCCTCCTCTGTGGCTCGGGTAGTGCACGGGACTCCTCGGGTCGGTCACCCTACTTTCTGCCGGCCAGTGTTGCAGACCGTGGGCCTGCCTGGATCTGCCGGTATCCAGGGCACGGGGAGAGGGTGAACCGTCCACCTCAGGGCTCCAGGTGCTCCTGGAAGAGAGGGTGCAGCTCCCCAGCTTGGCTGGTAAAGGAACAGCCCGCGAGGTCATGGATGCAAACACTGCCCCATCCTCACCCCCAGGGTGGGAGGTGAGCCAGAAAGAGGCTTTAACTGGCCCATTAAAGTGTAAACATTTGTTTTACGTGCTCCCACTGCAGAGAACTCAGGCCTCCCCTTTGGTTAATTATAATCTGCTTAGAGAGAGCGAGCAACATGAGGAGGAAAGGGCAGGATTAAGGAGGCCCAGCAGCCTGGAGCAGGGCACTCAGAGACCAGAGAGGCCCAGTACGAAATCCCTTACCTGCTGCTGGTTCCACTTGAGGTCGGGGATGAGGACAAAGCCATCAGAGGGATCTGGATTCTCAAAAACAATCCGGTCAGCTTCAGCCTTCCTGTCGAGAATATTGTACACCCactggaaggaaggggagagagggggtTCACAGACCAGTCATTTTCCCTGAGAGACACCCCACAGTGGGCCAGGTAGGCTCTCAGGCCTCCCCAGGAAGGACAGCCAAGTCTGAAAGGGCCACTATGCTCGGGGGACCGACATCAGGCTGTCCTGTTCCGGGGAGCTACTCCTGGGGGTCCGGAAGGGACTTCCCCTCTCCCACTACAGCCATCCCCACAGGGACCACGGCAACTCAGACAGGGCCATTGAGGCAGTTCCTGGCCGGCACTGTGCACATGCTCTGCTCTGGCCTCACAGGCCTGGTCTGCAGCCGCCCCTTCCACTGCCCACAGGACTCGGGAAAAGCGTCCCATGGGCGGGCCCTGTCCCACTTTATTCAGGACCACGGGCAGAGAGTCAGGCTGGGGGTTTCTTCTGCAGAGGAAGTCCGCTACACACCAGGGTGGGGAAAGGCTCAGGTTCTAGAAGTTAGTGTGCTGGGTTTCTCAGCCTGCTGGGATCCTTGTGAGGGCTGGGGTTAGCACCGCTGCCCCACCTGGGGACCCAGCTGACATGCACCCTTCATGACAAAGCAGAACAAACGCCACGTGGAGAGGCGATTACACAGACCTTTCCTGTTAACCCCAGGCTGCCAGCTCTCTCACGCCCTTTGATTAGCTGCTGTCAACAGTCTTCAGAGGACCCTTCCTTGGGCGCTGCGTGAATCCCAAGGGCATCACTTTACCATTAAGGTCCCGGAGGCCTCTCTGAAGAAGCCAGCCTGCAGGGAGGTTAAGATAAGAAGGCCCCTGTTCTCACGGGGATCCAACCCCCCAGCCCCGGCTCTTCTCCACTTCCCCAGAGGTCTGAGAGCCCTTTGCCAACACGACTTCCTTCCAGGCCAGTGAACTCTGTGCCTGAAATCCGAGAGCGAACCCTGCTGGAGAGCCACAGAGAGGGCAGGACCTGGGCTCATACGGCTGCCCCTTCCGCCCTGCAGTCACGAAGGGCCTCAAGCTGCTCGAGCGGTGGATGGGAGGCCAGGGCGCCGACACGGCCAGGCCAGCGGAGGGCTCCTCTGCCCACCACCAGGAACGCGGGTGCAGCAGTGTCAGTGAGGGCCAGGGCTACACACATCCTCCCCCATGCCCCGCCGAGTCCACATCCTCTGCTGTCGGCCAGCAGGGCCAAGGCCAAGTGCAACTGTCTGAGATGCAGAGCGAGGAGGCAGAGAAAACCTGCCTGGGACAATCTGGGCCTCCCAGACCCCCTGGTAAGACCCACAGCCCGCTCACAATATGGTCAAGAAGAGCCTGGCAGTGCCACTTGTTGGGTGGAGTCTGGGGGCCGCCCAGCAGTGGCTTCCTCGTGCAGCACTGGGGCCAGAGCGATGCACAGCCCAGCAGGTGGAGAACATTCCAGGGAGGGACATTCCAGTCAGAATGTCCTCTCTGACTGGAACTCTCTCTAAGAATGTGCTACTGGAGAAAAAGCGCCAGCCGGATCCTGACCTGAAACCTCCCAAAAATAAAcgggagggaggggatggtgtCCCTGCGTGGAGAGCCCTGGTGTGGCCCAGCCTCCCTGGGGCCCTGCTTTTGCCCACAGATAAGCAGCTCTGCCTCCGCCTGGAAAGCAGATGTCGTCTGGGAGAGAATGAACAGGCTCTGGAGCCCAACAAGACTGGGCTCATCTCTCACTTCCACCACTAACTAGCTGCACGCTGGCAAAGTGACttcatctgggacttccctggtggcacagtggttaagaatccgcctgccaatgcaggggacaggggttcaagccctggtccgggaagatcccacatgccttggagcatctaagcccgtgcgccacaactactgagcctgcgctctagagcctgcgagccacaactactgagcccgcgcgcctagagcccgtgctccgcaacaagagaagccaccgcagtaagaagcccacgcaccgcaacgaaggcccccgctccccacagctagagaaaagcccgcatacagcaacgaagacccaacgcagcccaaaataaataaatacataaagaactagcatctttaaaaaaaaaaaaaaaaagtgatttcatctctctaagccttggtttcctccttcCTCAAGAGGATCTAACAACACCCCCAAGTGAGGGTTGTGGTGCGAACTGTAAGTGAGAAAATGCGTGTGAAATTGCCCAACACGGAGCCCTGCCCAGGGATGCAACTGAGAACAGGGAAGGTGCTGGGAAGGCTCCAAGGGGAGGTCAGGCTGGGCTTGCCCGAGGCTACAAGACCGACTGtggaaaggcaaaaaagaaagcGGATGAGAGCAAAGGAGGTGCGCTGAGGGGACCACGTGCGGGGCTGGAACGGCACGTGAGGGCTGGGAAGCTGTGCTGTGATGAGCCTATCTCACGGGACCACCCTGTGCGGCAAGCCCGTAAGGTGGGCACTGTCGGGGTCCCCATATTGCAGGGAAGGAAGAGCTAGGTGCAAGGAAGTTCATCCAAGTTCACACATTCCGACCCAGAGTCCggccccagagcccaggctgcAGGCCACATGGGTAAGGCCTCTGGGAGAGCCGGGAGAGGTCTGAATACACAGGATGTCTCAGCCCAGATTAGAGAGGGAGGAGAGCCAGGGAACAAAGCCCACATGAATCATAGGGGTGACATAAGGGAGAGTAACACGCTGGGAAAGCAAGCCCGGGAGCCTCGGCCCCACAGACGATATGGGGGTGCTGGCAGCTTCTGGACGCACCCGGCACGACTTCTTCCCTGTAGGCGACACTGGCAACTGACCCAGAAGCCCCTCTCCCCGAGCCCCCTCTTCACTCTCCTCCTGCTCTTTTTTGCTGGCCCCTCTCCTGCAGccgcccctcccctgcctgcGTCTCAGCCCCACACTCTCCCGTCCTCCCTGGAACCTGTGTGGGCAACGGCGGCCACCACTCTGGTGCCTTTTCTGCGCTGGAAATGGCAGCAGGCACATGATATGTGGCACGGCTCTCAGCTTCCACTGGGACCCCAGGAGGGAGGTGCCGTCGGTCACATTTTCCAGACAAGGAAACTGGGACTCAGAAATGAAGGATGAGATCGTGAGGCTCCGGGGCGGCAGGACTAGAGTCCAAACCCTGGGCCGACAGAGAAGCCCTGATCAGATGACTCACAAATCAGTCTCCAAGGATCCAGATGCAGACACCCCACCGCATTTTTTTTTACTGGGAAATTACAAACACCTCAAATTTGAGCAGCCAAATAGGGTAGTTGGCTTAGAGCACAGACGCTGGGGCCAGACCGCCTGGCTTTGAAGCCAGTCTCCAAAGGCCTGCTGTGAAGATACGATGCCTGTAAAATGCTTGGGACAGTCGCTGTTCTGTCACCTCGTGAGTTCCAAGAAGTGCCAAACTAACTCACCGTCCTCCACGTAAACCACTCCGCTGCCCACGCCCCCGTGCTGGCTAACAATCCGACTCTGTACCATGCATCGCCCAAGCTACCCCTGGACTCACCCCAGGCCCTTCCCTCACTGCTCCAAATCACCCACGTCTACGCCTTAATCGCAAGGGAAGCTCCCCGCTGCCCCTGCCTCGGTtcagtcttcctccctcttctactcTCACAACTTCCAATGATTCTTTAAATCTGATCACGTTACCCGCGTGCTTCAAACCTTTAACAGGATGCTCATCGCTCTGGCAATCGCCCACAAATCTGACGATCATTAgaacaaaaagatttttttaaatgcggATTTCCCAGCTCTACTCCCAGCTTCATTCTGACTCAGGAGATATGGAGGAGGGCCCTGTGCTCTGTATTTAAAGAAATCTAACCAGGCCATCCTGACGAGCAGCAAGGTGTGGGAACTCCTGGTCTCCTGGACAAAGTGCACAAGCCTCTTTGTGGCCCCCGCCTGCCTTCTCCTGCCCGTTCCCGAAATGCATCAAATGGGTCCAGTCCTCTGTGCCCCTATacttgttcctccctctgcctggagtgccCTGTCTGCCTCTTCCAGCTGGCAAACTTCTCTTTGTCCTTTAAGACCCAACTGGAGGATCCTCTCCCCTGTGAAGCCCCCCACTGTCTGGGCTGATCACTCGCCCTCTGTGTCGATACTGTACCTCGCGTATAGACCGCCAAAGTGCTCATCCCATTATACTGCAGTTACCAGGTTGCAGGCCTATCTTCCTTACAAGACTGTGGGGACATTATCAGTGTTTATCTTGGTGACCCTCCAgagcctagcacagggcctggtacataGGGGATGCTCATTAATACAATGACTATTGCCCATTAAGCTGAGTGCTTGTAAACTTGCTAGAAACAGCCGAGAAAGGATAcatgggaaattccctggcagtccagtggttaggactcggcgctttcactgctgtgtgcctgggttcgatccctggttggggtactaagatctcacaagccatgcggtgcggccaaaaaaaaaaaaaagaatacatgaacGCTCATGTCAAGCAGAAGCTGGTAGAGCAGAGGGGTTACTATTTCCCAAGAGGATCTGCATGATGGCCTGTGAGAAGGTATATATACGACTCACACCAGCTGTATTACAGGCTTCCTCTCTTGAACCCCACATACGCGCACATCCAGTGCAGCAGGACACACATTCCAGGACATCCCCCCGCAATCTTAGACACAGTCTAGGAAGATGGAGACATATTTCCCGTCTACTTAGAAGACAGGGCAAGTGCTGGGACttccttaaaaaaaggaaaaagtcaagCCACTGTGAGTTAGAGGAGCCTTGTGCAAATAATGTGCAGGGGACCACGGCTAACAGCTGGGTTGGGTCTTCCCCAGGGGACCCCCTGCAAGCCCTGTCAACCTCCTGTCCTTCCTCCTCCCAGGCACAATCCACATCCCGAGACCCCACATACAGGACACCCTCCCTCCTCCGGGACAAATGCTGTGAGCTTCCCACACTAGGACGTCCCACACCACCACAAAAAGATTTTGTGGTGGAGTATGTAGAGATACTCTACAGGAGAACGCCTGATCCATCACATTATCTCTGAGCGTGCACATGGGACCAGTTCCAGGCAGAGGCTCTGGCTGGTGCTGGGCACAGACCCAAGAAGTCGGATGTCTTAGCGAAATGGCCTTGCACCTGGCCCAGTTGCTGAAGACACTTCGAAGATGCTCCCAACCCACGGCCATCGCCCTGGGAGAAGAGGCCCTGCACCAGCCCCCGAGcctgccccctgcaatggatGCAGGGGAGCAAGGGAAGGGGGTTTCTACCCTGTGACTCAACTCCTGGAGGCTGGTTTGCTATGGGTGAAACCAGGGATAAGAGTCTGGACGAGGAGGCCTAACCAGCACCCGTCTTTACCGTTCACAGACCCCCGGCCAGGGCAAGCCATTCTGAGACCGTATCAAGGCTACTGTAGAGTACTTAGAAATTCTTTCCACGAACTGGACTGCTCTGAGATCCCCGAGTGCCTCGGCGGCGTGCCCAAGACCGCTGTCAATTCCCTTATCAATGAAGGTGACTATCCTCTATGAAAGAGCGACAGCCTCAGCCCAGCACTGTCTATGCCGTCTATCCTGCTTATTCTTCTCCACAGCACTCACAATCTCACGTTTTGTGTGGTTACTTATATATTCCCACGCTGACACCTGAACAAGGAGGTAAGCTCCGTGAAGGCAGGGGCGCCGTTCTACTCTCTGCCGTGTCCCGTGGCCTGTGCGGCGGGAGAGCGCTGGACCCTGGCACCACCTCGACAGGTGCCTGAGAAGATACACTGGCCGTGGGGACAGCACTCCGAATCTGACCCGTGGGGCTGGCCCAGGCCGTGGCGGCCAGTACCTGGATGCTGAGGCTCTGGGACTCCAGGTGCGGTAAGGTGATGTTCTTGTAATCGTCGCCCGTCTCCCGGA contains:
- the DCPS gene encoding m7GpppX diphosphatase isoform X1, with the protein product MADTAPQPNKRKREVDAEEAEALSTEGKEAGVGNGTSAPVRLPFSGFRVKKVLRESARDKIIFLHGKVPLGNPQVNEASGDGDGEDAIVILEKTPFQVDHVAQLLKGSPELQLQFSNDIYSTYHLFPPRQLSDVKTTVVYPATEKHLQKYLHRDLRLVRETGDDYKNITLPHLESQSLSIQWVYNILDRKAEADRIVFENPDPSDGFVLIPDLKWNQQQLDDLYLIAICHRRDIKSLRDLTPEHLPLLRNILQEGQEAILQRYQVAGDRLRVYLHYLPSYYHLHVHFTALGFEAPGAGVERAHLLAEVIENLEQDPEHYGRRTLTFALRADDPLLALLQEAQRS
- the DCPS gene encoding m7GpppX diphosphatase isoform X2, producing the protein MADTAPQPNKRKREVDAEEAEALSTEGKEAGVGNGTSAPVRLPFSGFRVKKVLRESARDKIIFLHGKVNEASGDGDGEDAIVILEKTPFQVDHVAQLLKGSPELQLQFSNDIYSTYHLFPPRQLSDVKTTVVYPATEKHLQKYLHRDLRLVRETGDDYKNITLPHLESQSLSIQWVYNILDRKAEADRIVFENPDPSDGFVLIPDLKWNQQQLDDLYLIAICHRRDIKSLRDLTPEHLPLLRNILQEGQEAILQRYQVAGDRLRVYLHYLPSYYHLHVHFTALGFEAPGAGVERAHLLAEVIENLEQDPEHYGRRTLTFALRADDPLLALLQEAQRS